One part of the Anopheles merus strain MAF chromosome 3L, AmerM5.1, whole genome shotgun sequence genome encodes these proteins:
- the LOC121598522 gene encoding uncharacterized protein LOC121598522 isoform X5, translating into MWYLWEQKQRTEQLLPLILSRKLPRKVHPTMECDVSPVPSVQANRTAKQQPQHIATATVLVTAGPVAAKSSATNNGSSSNSSSSSTASSATLITPSTTTTSTGTAGSSDTVASTVDEAMAEEHSAMEPTTPMATAPATTVEDDDDATPSSSMAAGVGAPEGGVKQSISSNNSNNNSSNKSLNIAGSETAGGPLLLPPDPVAVIEISDQSMADDISYPELVSCVDTETACVVLSDEYDSSLPLREDDPLNVSVGSIDMTLPSSPQCSTPVFSGAELSSPRQARIGTPVGNASVGTSTTGTASTTSTPKHNHHLRRNLPRLATSRQQQQQANAVKQLPQSGPGSRGGVATEKRQLRQAAAQDAGRNSGGAASTMREVLASIPGFSIKPRRRTNKKLSTAAQLEQTREGCVDLETPDSILVHTNLRALLNRDTFQLLPPLYQYKLVQLLPPVDRPPLPEATQCEQNGIRLNPSGLNNEFFARACHEWRDRLAEGEFTPEAQLKMRSEAEREKSKLDPWKLKHFEPMWGDRKYAGSFFGAAGTVANPTPPTPPPPPEPAIAVTPAMAVSVAPVVLSPALQSPPAVQVVAPAPQSIPAAAQTPLIGTGSSSSSSTLPPTVSILPVSKGVVSGHATIVNVAARQTVQPPTIAIAPQLTPRVHPVTAKIDPSARSLSKMQPITFSTAASVVRPTNATSGTCSSISSNTIITSSTGTIILPSRTTITVTSGSASKGSGSGGSIPRGGSTGGGGSAAGASGLSVVPINVLTCSSSSSGSSSSSSISSNTVNTARPALKTTIKLRPTTAIATSTTAAAAVAPATGKESKHNHPPYSVVGSAPNASSVMVGGAGGTKRLLPTAMSVSSSSGSTTISSSTNAVNLAGASSTMKPQSSSPAGSSLPMSPKRLRTVGAVTRSALAGTGTQQLPPAQHNPLPTTTTGMAAAGSTITLGSRPVVVKVVEPYRPSAMVRAVPVEPVIASGGASSNLKRTHSSSNRALTPELSSSKMTKRKTDDEGGGLQQQINSSTGSFTAGSLLQHGNPRRMVAVVTASSAMADGSNISSSSSSSSNSSSNAAMYISSNNSSMNRLITATSSTTMPATSTDGVRSSSSSSSSGGKRSNSSSTVGGNSNSNSSRINVSCSSTINSEGLVMINPTSIATTTTAGPGILLQAGAKDRRQVECDTRTVASMATAPIDQRRMVLIEGGASEKRRRGLLSEPPVATVIGSAKRRAPRQGNRANRGRHSEGLLGARGTTAPPTTTITIVDDEEADGGSIGSPSLLVGRSEPEGEESHEVDESDENREVLRRRIVGPMVNGDFGEGARIGRAGADSSPPLVPSSDIILEEAIDCGDVGDGGGMPGSTRHIGGGRLKRSDHGGEELVETNTTSPILQETIEQANRERLMDMNHLASLNASGGGGTTQMIYDQNTGQVYSVMCLPQPTNSAHGGSALNLRSLPSSLTVTALPQQQQQQQQQQPHHPSQQPQLSISNDSSNSSSVSTTAMMAASDNHLDGGGGAGGPGTAATSVPGISTFENVLRHHVGQGGNVDTDLLIVNPSNMMSNVELKVAEELDDGGALMAARGDIGRNEADDEEEDEEEEDDEGDGELVHTTTTTTNTADEEEEEDEEEEEEDVDEVEEVEAEVEEQDEEEDADAMMLRQGLQQMHGGLEESYEDEENNAPTGCFNGELIRTSTNTTTSGNKLSSYGQPNLQHLHLQQQQQQHPNNHLHASHHRQSAMAAGVMNMNMNLTGFHHDHELLHQQQQQQLQQLRNATAGTITSSPSASSDQGLMMMVTTSAGDEAGDGGPSSSSGDVMVMANNYCDNLSAADEADGEDEEEEEEEQYGQQRDGHDRMLLAVGDDAGLEEQAIDTIVDQYGNQLHPSGMNHLNHNDDGLMHHHLQQGSEGEEEEEEDVEEASFVLDQMHQLQQQFQNQHPQQQHHHHQGLLQNHQQLVTSSDGTQVHLYPGAGGMLLDGDGLDGGASCEGVEEDQPHHYQQQQLLLKEEKMEDDQQLQQQQHLHHQQVSSDGQHHIQHQQQYTNSQHNQLMDKYIDEMDGGANDAAGSAGAYVLDPSSGEVIRTENWPQFKMKMMDSTKMMVVDHHQLVDGNNSIIISPMGTPGTTTMVSSPGAAALQQQQQQLHTTQAIHQHLANPQQQQQQQLAASQQHIISQQSPTPISMATTATIVQQLAGHNALQHAQQQQHQQRQQQQLHSPVTSTNPTGISFLAHHAPQQPTVQTMTPVSTAAVLSSPQHPAAATTPQGLSIFQLNPQQQQQQHHSPQSVLGCGNSTIQLTSEIKDGIRNSMIKAEPGVSYTTIRQGNQLLTRIKLENDDGQLQQQQLQQQQSPQTTFQTQQQQQLPKVNVVTSSPLISLGPGGQDNLARVIESVAGNYSTTVAVGGQQQQQQLVQHQQQQPQQLIQHVQTASGHQIRYEMDPTVIQQQQQATTPPQQQHLIAQQQQQQPKFIITSRPLGTAAAGAKLPLTVQAANVIPHMQNPQFIQTQDQQLQLATSQPTVPTLQKPIQLQKIIMATPAIGQQQQAQPRPRLPLQRTQFGVQAIQPQQQQQQQQPPSQQFQQQQQQAAPKAPQQIAPTQSQQRFQQKYVTNQLIRGQNAFLMNNVHHLQQQQQQQQVAAAAATVGANVIVGATGNSSRSKRTTEAGSVSGAAAAGNGTATGNGSASSGSSGSSGGSSSGGSKRGGRSSSSRLPPGAVNLERSYQICQAVIQNSPNRHQLKAQLKSPQAFLAASNSNSNSSISSIGSTGSSSSSSSSSSSSGVSASSIIGNNTKEDANSGNNSSGGGSNSAFGGVLGFGGNKVKVSRLVNSKRTVSAGARQPSPIVVRQAYAGGAAGAATPPSVVNASAAAGPPNHSNPISIITTPQSQQQQQQQLHTIGEQLQQHGQQIISVSAAPTIVHATAAASNNNGTVGGNVNVGVTAAAGATATGAAAAAGTFGGKYVLVQRAAHIGDIVTPRAASAPPTHNQIQIHHVPVSPHAHQQQQQQQQLHQQMSAVQQQQLSQQVVQHQLQQQQQHQFQQQQGQLQQIAAGANAVAPANLQAAITRRIPSTHVITYGQDDSGGTETEDGTGTNNAIVYMDSPNALIGGLQHQQQQEQAFLDGCGNGPGGANSIVVMNGGDTMEPPAGVNEMMDASHSSANDGAAAGMLVSPSDISPHFNNQMIVAGHMELLDSGYINNDAGNHVEAIEPQQQQQQEPISSTEHDIDTLNCCSSPAPLVDGGGGNAADNGGGEDRDGMGERIDGTGEDCSCSLNAMVICQQCGAFCHDDCVSATKLCVSCVVR; encoded by the exons atgTGGTATTTGTGGGAGCAAAAGCAGCGTACAGAGCAGTTGCTACCGTTGATTCTTTCCCGCAAATTGCCGAG AAAAGTGCATCCCACAATGGAATGCGATGTGTCGCCCGTTCCATCGGTACAGGCGAACCGTACGGCAAAGCAGCAGCCCCAACACATTGCCACGGCGACGGTGCTAGTAACGGCTGGACCGGTAGCAGCAAAAAGCAGCGCCACTAACAATGGCAGCAgtagtaacagcagcagcagcagtaccgcATCGTCAGCTACTCTCATCACCCccagcaccaccactaccagtACGGGTACAGCGGGGAGCAGTGACACAGTCGCCTCCACCGTTGATGAAGCGATGGCAGAAGAGCACTCCGCCATGGAACCGACGACGCCGATGGCGACGGCGCCGGCGACGACGGTGGAAGACGACGATGACGCGACACCTTCCTCATCGATGGCGGCGGGTGTCGGGGCGCCGGAAGGTGGCGTCAAGCAAAGTATCAGTAGCAATAACAGTAACAATAATAGCAGCAACAAAAGCCTCAACATTGCCGGCAGTGAGACGGCGGGCGGGCCGCTACTCCTTCCGCCGGATCCGGTGGCGGTGATCGAAATCAGTGACCAGAGTATGGCGGACGACATCAGCTACCCGGAGCTAGTGTCGTGCGTAGATACGGAAACGGCTTGCGTAGTGCTGTCGGACGAGTACGACTCGTCGCTTCCGCTGCGCGAAGACGATCCGTTGAACGTGTCCGTCGGTTCGATCGACATGACGTTACCCTCTTCGCCGCAGTGCAGCACGCCGGTGTTTTCTGGGGCGGAGTTGAGTTCCCCTCGGCAGGCGAGGATAGGGACGCCGGTTGGCAATGCGAGTGTCGGTACCAGCACTACAGGCACCGCCAGTACCACCAGCACCCCGAAGCACAATCACCATCTGCGGCGGAACCTTCCGAGGCTGGCGACGagtcggcagcagcagcagcaggcgaaCGCCGTCAAGCAACTGCCCCAATCCGGCCCGGGCAGTCGGGGCGGTGTGGCGACGGAAAAGCGACAGCTACGGCAGGCAGCAGCGCAGGACGCGGGCCGTAACAGTGGCGGTGCTGCATCGACGATGCGCGAGGTGCTAGCCTCGATACCGGGGTTCAGCATCAAGCCGCGAAGGCGCACGAACAAAAAGCTATCGACCGCTGCCCAGCTCGAGCAGACGCGGGAGGGCTGCGTGGATCTGGAGACGCCCGACTCGATACTGGTGCACACGAACCTGCGCGCCCTGCTAAACCGGGACACGTTTCAGCTCCTTCCGCCGCTGTACCAGTACAAGCTGGTGCAGCTGCTACCGCCGGTAGACCGGCCACCACTGCCGGAGGCGACGCAGTGCGAGCAGAACGGCATCCGGCTGAACCCGTCCGGGCTGAACAACGAGTTCTTTGCGCGCGCCTGCCACGAGTGGCGCGACCGGCTGGCGGAGGGCGAGTTTACGCCCGAGGCACAGCTGAAGATGCGCTCGGAGGCGGAGCGCGAGAAGAGCAAGCTCGATCCGTGGAAGCTGAAACACTTCGAGCCGATGTGGGGCGACCGGAAGTACGCCGGGTCGTTCTTTGGGGCGGCAGGCACGGTGGCTAATCCAACGCCACcgactccaccaccaccaccggagcCGGCGATAGCCGTCACACCAGCGATGGCTGTCTCCGTCGCACCGGTCGTCCTGTCGCCCGCGCTACAATCACCACCGGCAGTGCAGGTGGTTGCACCCGCACCACAATCCATTCCGGCTGCGGCACAGACTCCTCTGATCGGTAccggtagtagtagtagcagcagcaccctaCCACCGACCGTTTCTATCCTTCCGGTGTCGAAGGGAGTGGTCAGTGGCCATGCTACGATCGTGAACGTCGCGGCAAGGCAAACGGTCCAACCACCAACGATAGCGATTGCACCGCAACTAACGCCCCGGGTGCATCCCGTCACGGCCAAGATCGATCCGAGCGCGCGATCGCTGTCCAAGATGCAGCCGATCACATTCTCCACGGCAGCGAGCGTTGTTAGGCCGACGAACGCGACCAGCGGTACGTGCAGCAGCATTAGCAGTAACACAATCATCACATCCTCCACCGGCACCATCATTCTACCCTCGCGGACGACAATAACAGTCACTTCCGGCAGCGCGTCGAAAGGCAGCGGCAGTGGCGGCAGCATTCCAAGAGGTGGAAGCACCGGCGGTGGAGGTTCAGCAGCCGGAGCGAGCGGACTCTCGGTGGTTCCGATCAATGTCCTTACgtgcagtagcagtagtagcggcagcagtagtagtagtagcattAGCAGTAACACTGTAAATACAGCCCGACCCGCACTAAAGACAACGATAAAGTTGCGTCCCACGACGGCCATCGCCACGAGCacaacggcggcggcggccgtgGCACCAGCAACTGGCaaggaaagcaaacacaacCATCCACCGTACTCCGTCGTCGGTTCAGCGCCGAACGCTTCGTCGGTCATGGTCGGAGGGGCAGGCGGCACTAAGCGCCTGCTGCCCACGGCTATGAGCGTTAGCAGTAGCAGCGGCAGTACCACAATCAGTAGTAGCACCAATGCTGTGAATCTGGCCGGGGCGTCATCCACCATGAAGCCGCAAAGCAGCAGTCCCGCCGGCTCATCCTTGCCGATGTCTCCGAAGCGGCTGCGAACGGTCGGTGCCGTGACACGGTCGGCTTTGGCCGGAACGGGCACACAGCAGCTGCCGCCAGCGCAGCACAATCCTCTCCCAACAACAACCACGGGTATGGCGGCTGCCGGGTCGACCATCACGCTCGGTTCTCGGCCGGTCGTCGTGAAGGTGGTTGAACCGTACCGTCCGTCTGCGATGGTGCGTGCGGTGCCGGTTGAACCGGTGATCGCTAGCGGAGGAGCAAGCTCCAACCTAAAGCGaacccacagcagcagcaatcgcgCGTTGACGCCCGAGCTAAGCAGCAGTAAGATGACGAAGCGGAAAACGGACGATGAGGGTGGTGGTTTGCAGCAGCAGATTAACAGTAGCACCGGAAGCTTTACCGCCGGCAGCTTGTTGCAGCACGGCAATCCGCGTCGAATGGTGGCTGTCGTGACGGCGAGTAGCGCCATGGCGGACGGTAGCAAcatcagcagtagcagcagtagcagtagcaacagcagcagcaatgctgCAATGTATATAAGCAGTAATAATAGTAGTATGAATCGCCTTATcaccgccaccagcagcacaacTATGCCGGCCACTTCCACTGACGGCGTAaggagtagcagcagcagcagcagcagcggcggcaagagaagcaacagcagtagcacTGTCGGTGGCAATAGCAATAGCAATAGTAGTAGGATAAATGTTAGCTGTAGTAGCACCATTAACTCGGAGGGATTAGTAATGATCAATCCGACCTCCATTGCCACCACAACCACGGCCGGGCCCGGGATCTTGCTACAGGCCGGTGCGAAGGATCGAAGACAAGTAGAATGTGATACGCGAACGGTGGCCTCGATGGCGACCGCACCGATCGATCAACGGCGAATGGTGCTGATTGAGGGCGGCGCGAGCGAGAAGCGCCGCCGAGGGCTACTAAGCGAACCGCCGGTGGCGACCGTCATCGGCTCGGCCAAGCGAAGAGCACCGCGGCAAGGCAACCGTGCGAACAGAGGCCGACACAGCGAGGGTTTGCTAGGTGCCCGGGGGACAACGGCTCCACCGACCACAACGATCACGATAGTGGACGATGAGGAAGCGGATGGCGGTAGCATTGGTTCCCCTTCGCTGCTAGTCGGTCGCTCAGAGCCGGAAGGTGAGGAAAGCCACGAGGTGGACGAGAGTGACGAGAATCGCGAGGTGCTACGAAGACGCATCGTAGGACCGATGGTAAATGGCGACTTCGGTGAGGGAGCTCGAATAGGACGCGCTGGCGCTGACTCCTCACCGCCGCTCGTTCCCTCTTCGGACATCATTCTCGAGGAAGCGATCGATTGTGGAGATGTTGGCGATGGTGGCGGAATGCCGGGCAGTACCCGGCATATTGGTGGGGGACGGTTGAAAAGATCGGATCATGGCGGCGAAGAGCTAGTGGAGACGAACACCACCTCACCGATCTTGCAGGAAACGATCGAGCAGGCGAATCGCGAACGGTTGATGGATATGAATCATCTCGCCTCGCTCAACGCtagcggtggcggcggcacgACACAGATGATTTACGATCAAAACACGGGCCAGGTGTACAGTGTCATGTGCTTACCGCAGCCGACAAATTCTGCCCACGGAGGTAGTGCACTAAATCTTCGTTCCCTGCCCTCCTCGTTGACTGTAACGGCTTtaccgcagcagcaacaacagcaacaacagcagcagccacaccATCCATCTCAGCAACCGCAACTGTCCATTTCGAACGATAGCAGTAATAGTAGCAGCGTCTCGACCACCGCCATGATGGCAGCGAGTGACAATCATCTGGATGGCGGCGGAGGTGCAGGAGGACCGGGAACGGCAGCCACCTCCGTTCCGGGCATCAGTACGTTCGAGAACGTACTGCGCCATCACGTGGGGCAGGGTGGAAACGTCGACACCGACCTGCTTATCGTAAATCCGAGCAATATGATGTCCAACGTTGAGTTGAAAGTGGCAGAAGAGCTGGATGACGGTGGTGCATTGATGGCGGCAAGGGGAGACATCGGGCGGAATGAGgcggacgacgaggaggaagaCGAGGAAGAAGAGGACGATGAAGGTGATGGGGAGCTGgttcacaccaccaccacaaccacgaACACTGCcgacgaagaggaggaagaggacgaggaggaggaggaggaggatgtgGACGAAGTGGAGGAAGTAGAGGCTGAGGTGGAGGAgcaggacgaggaggaggatgcgGATGCAATGATGCTCCGGCAAGGGTTGCAGCAAATGCACGGAGGCTTGGAGGAGAGTTACGAGGATGAGGAAAACAACGCTCCCACCGGGTGTTTCAATGGTGAACTGATTAGGACtagcaccaacaccaccacttCCGGCAATAAGTTAAGTAGTTATGGTCAACCGAATCTTCAGCATCTGCacctgcagcaacagcagcagcagcatcccaaTAATCATCTTCATGCGTCGCACCATCGGCAGTCAGCGATGGCTGCTGGTGTCATGAACATGAACATGAATCTGACGGGCTTTCATCACGATCACGAGCTgctgcatcagcagcaacagcagcagttgcagcaGTTGCGAAATGCGACGGCCGGCACCATCACCAGCTCACCTTCAGCTTCGTCGGACCAggggttgatgatgatggtgacgaCGAGTGCGGGCGATGAAGCTGGCGACGGTGGTCCATCCTCAAGCAGCGGCGATGTAATGGTGATGGCGAACAACTACTGTGATAATCTGTCTGCCGCCGATGAAGCTGACGGCGAGgatgaggaggaagaagaggaggaaCAGTACGGGCAGCAGCGGGATGGCCATGATCGTATGTTGCTGGCTGTGGGCGATGACGCTGGATTGGAGGAGCAAGCAATCGATACGATCGTGGATCAGTACGGCAATCAATTGCATCCGTCGGGCATGAACCATCTGAATCACAATGATGACGGCCTTATGCACCATCACCTTCAGCAAGGGTCGGAaggagaggaggaggaggaggaggatgtaGAGGAGGCCAGCTTCGTTCTCGATCAGATGCATCAGCTGCAGCAACAGTTTCAGAACCAGCatccgcagcaacagcaccatcaccaccagggACTACTGCAGAACCACCAGCAGTTGGTGACGTCTTCCGATGGAACGCAGGTGCATCTGTATCCTGGTGCGGGAGGCATGCTGCTGGACGGTGATGGACTGGATGGCGGTGCTAGCTGTGAAGGAGTGGAAGAAGATCAGCCACATcactaccagcagcagcaactgttGTTGAAGGAGGAGAAGATGGAAGATGATCAGCagttgcagcaacagcagcatctaCATCACCAGCAAGTATCATCCGATGGGCAGCACCACattcagcatcagcagcagtatACGAACAGTCAACATAATCAGCTGATGGACAAGTATATCGACGAGATGGACGGTGGTGCGAATGACGCTGCCGGTTCTGCTGGTGCATACGTTCTCGATCCGAGCAGTGGCGAAGTGATCAGAACAGAAA attGGCCGCAGTTCAAAATGAAGATGATGGATTCAACGAAAATGATGGTGGTAGATCATCACCAGCTCGTCGATGGCAATAACAGTATTATCATTTCGCCGATGGGTACGCCAGGAACGACCACGATGGTGTCCTCGCCCGGTGCAGCAGcattacagcagcagcaacagcagctccaTACTACCCAGGCCATTCATCAGCATCTAGCGaacccacagcagcagcagcagcagcagctagcgGCATCACAGCAACACATCATATCGCAACAATCCCCTACACCGATCTCGATGGCAACGACCGCAACAATCGTGCAACAGCTTGCCGGCCATAATGCTCTTCAGcacgcacagcagcagcagcatcaacaacgtcagcagcaacagttgcACTCTCCCGTCACCAGTACCAACCCGACCGGTATCAGTTTTTTAGCTCATCATGCCCCGCAGCAGCCCACCGTACAAACCATGACACCGGTGTCGACAGCGGCCGTGCTAAGCTCACCGCaacatccagcagcagcgacaacacCGCAAGGGTTGAGCATATTTCAGCTAAATcctcagcaacagcagcagcaacaccacagCCCGCAGTCGGTTCTAGGATGCGGCAACAGTACGATCCAGCTTACGTCAGAG ATTAAGGACGGTATACGCAACAGTATGATAAAGGCAGAACCGGGCGTAAGCTACACCACGATCCGGCAAGGCAATCAGCTTCTGACGCGCATCAAGCTGGAAAACGACGATGGACAGCTTCAGCAACAACAgctccaacagcagcagtctCCACAGACGACGTTTcaaacgcagcagcagcagcaactgccCAAAGTGAACGTGGTTACATCGTCGCCGCTCATTTCCCTTGGTCCCGGCGGTCAAGACAACCTGGCACGCGTGATAGAAAGTGTTGCCGGCAACTACTCCACTACCGTCGCTGTGGgtggtcagcagcagcaacagcagctcgtgcagcaccagcaacagcagccgcagcaattGATTCAGCATGTTCAAACCGCCTCCGGACACCAGATACGGTACGAGATGGATCCGACGgtcatccagcagcagcagcaagccaCGACACCGCCCCAACAGCAGCACCTGatagcacagcagcagcagcagcagccaaagtTTATCATAACTTCTCGGCCATTGGGCACGGCTGCCGCTGGTGCGAAGCTGCCTTTAACCGTGCAAGCGGCCAACGTGATACCGCACATGCAGAATCCTCAGTTCATCCAAACCCAGgaccagcagctgcagctggcGACCAGTCAGCCTACCGTGCCGACGCTACAGAAACCGATCCAGCTGCAGAAAATCATCATGGCCACGCCGGCGATtggccagcagcaacaagcgCAACCGAGACCTCGATTGCCCCTGCAGCGTACACAGTTTGGTGTGCAAGCAATTCaaccgcaacagcagcagcagcaacaacagccgcCCTCACAGCAgttccaacagcagcagcaacaagcaGCACCGAAAGCACCGCAACAAATCGCCCCAACACAGTCGCAGCAGCGCTTTCAGCAAAAGTACGTCACCAACCAACTGATTCGTGGCCAGAACGCATTTCTCATGAACAATGTGCATCAcctgcaacaacagcagcagcagcaacaggtggcagcagcagcagccactgTCGGCGCGAATGTGATCGTTGGTGCAACTGGCAACAGCAGTCGAAGCAAGCGAACGACTGAAGCCGGCTCCGTCAGTGGAGCCGCTGCTGCCGGCAATGGCACTGCTACGGGCAATGGGAGCGCAAGCAGTGGTAGCAGCGGCAGCTCTGGCGGATCATCGTCTGGCGGCAGCAAGCGTGGTGGACGGTCGAGCAGCTCCCGGTTGCCGCCTGGTGCGGTAAATCTCGAACGAAGCTACCAGATCTGCCAGGCGGTGATACAGAACAGCCCGAACAGGCACCAGCTGAAGGCACAGCTCAAGTCGCCGCAGGCGTTCCTGGCCGCGTCGAACTCTAACTcgaacagcagcatcagcagcatcggtagtacaggcagcagcagcagcagcagtagcagcagcagcagcagtggcgtGTCTGCGAGCAGTATTATCGGCAACAATACCAAAGAGGATGCTAACAgcggcaacaacagcagcggtGGCGGCAGTAACAGTGCCTTCGGTGGTGTGCTGGGCTTTGGAGGAAACAAGGTAAAG GTCTCGCGTCTGGTCAACTCAAAGCGTACCGTATCGGCCGGGGCCCGGCAGCCGTCGCCCATCGTAGTGCGTCAGGCGTATgcgggtggtgccgccggtgCTGCCACACCACCGTCAGTGGTGAATGCTTCTGCCGCAGCCGGCCCCCCAAATCATTCAAATCCAATCAGTATTATCACAACTCCacaatcgcagcagcagcagcaacagcagctccaTACGATCGGCgagcagcttcagcagcacGGTCAGCAGATCATTAGCGTGAGCGCTGCACCGACGATCGTGCACGCAACTGCTGCTGCGAGCAACAATAATGGGACGGTCGGTGGCAACGTCAATGTTGGTGTAACCGCAGCGGCTGGCGCGACCGCCACCGGTGCAGCAGCGGCTGCGGGAACCTTTGGTGGCAAGTATGTGCTAGTACAGCGTGCGGCACACATCGGGGACATCGTGACGCCGCGGGCGGCTAGCGCACCACCGACACACAATCAG ATACAAATTCACCATGTTCCTGTATCACCACATgcacatcaacagcagcagcaacagcagcaattgCACCAGCAAATGTCCgctgtgcagcagcaacagctatCGCAGCAAGTGGTGCAACATCaactgcagcaacagcagcaacaccagttccagcagcagcaggggcaACTGCAACAGATAGCGGCCGGCGCGAATGCCGTGGCACCCGCCAACCTACAGGCGGCGATCACCCGCCGAATACCGTCCACCCACG TGATCACCTACGGTCAGGATGACAGCGGCGGCACCGAAACCGAAGACGGAACGGGCACGAATAATGCGATCGTCTACATGGATAGCCCGAACGCATTGATCGGTGGAttgcaacatcagcagcagcaggaacaagCGTTTCTGGACGGTTGCGGCAATGGTCCCGGAGGAGCAAATAGCATTGTCGTCATGAACGGTGGAGATACAATGGAGCCACCGGCTGGTGTAAATGAAATGATGGATGCTTCCCACTCATCAGCCAACGATGGGGCGGCGGCAGGTATGCTAGTGTCTCCCTCGGACATTTCGCCTCACTTCAACAATCAAATGATCGTCGCCGGCCATATGGAGCTGCTGGACAGTGGATACATCAACAATGATGCAGGTAATCATGTCGAAGCGATcgaaccgcagcagcagcagcaacaggaacCGATTTCCAGCACGGAACACGATATCGACACACTGAACTGCTGTTCCTCGCCGGCACCGCTCGTggatggtggcggtggcaacgcAGCTGACAATGGCGGCGGTGAAGATCGGGACGGTATGGGGGAACGGATCGACGGAACCGGGGAGGACTGTTCCTGTTCTCTCAATGCGATGGTGATCTGTCAGCAGTGTGGTGCCTTCTGCCACGATGACTGCGTCAGTGCAACGAAGCTATGTGTGTCGTGTGTAGTACGCTAG